A DNA window from Camelina sativa cultivar DH55 chromosome 13, Cs, whole genome shotgun sequence contains the following coding sequences:
- the LOC104737171 gene encoding probable thionin-2.4, which produces MEGKTLVVSVLVLSLFMAHIQVDAKSCCPSTSARNIYNVCRLSGGPRQVCASLSGCKIVSVSTCPNGYTNDTLENTGDIVEEYCKVGCVSSVCRALTTLQNSDASEIVNGAVEKCANACSTICTKSSIDAVETV; this is translated from the exons ATGGAAGGAAAAACTTTGGTTGTAAGTGTGCTTGTGTTGAGTCTGTTCATGGCACATATTCAAGTTGACGCAAAGAGCTGCTGTCCGTCCACCAGTGCTAGAAATATCTATAATGTTTGCCGCTTATCCGGAGGTCCTAGGCAAGTTTGTGCAAGTCTTAGTGGCTGCAAAATCGTTAGTGTGTCGACATGTCCTAACGGATATACTAATGACACTCTCGAAAACACAG GTGATATTGTTGAAGAATACTGCAAAGTTGGATGTGTATCTTCTGTTTGCCGTGCGTTAACCACTCTCCAAAATTCCG ATGCCAGTGAAATCGTAAATGGAGCTGTTGAAAAATGTGCCAATGCATGTTCTACAATCTGCACCAAAAGCTCCATAGATGCAGTTGAAACTGTCTAG
- the LOC104737175 gene encoding probable thionin-2.4 encodes MEGKTLIVSVLVMSLFMAQIQVDAKSCCPHTTARNIYNACRVIGNSRERCASLSGCKIVSVSTCPNGYPYKDTLENTGDAVNEYCKVGCVSSVCGALITLQNSDANEIVNEAVEKCANTCSTICTKGSINAVETA; translated from the exons ATGGAAGGCAAAACTTTGATTGTAAGTGTGCTCGTAATGAGTCTGTTCATGGCACAAATTCAAGTTGACGCAAAAAGCTGCTGTCCGCACACAACCGCTAGAAATATCTATAATGCTTGCCGCGTAATTGGAAATTCTAGGGAAAGATGTGCAAGTCTTAGTGGCTGCAAAATTGTTAGTGTGTCGACATGTCCTAACGGATATCCTTACAAGGACACTCTCGAAAACACAG gTGATGCTGTTAATGAATACTGCAAGGTTGGATGTGTATCTTCTGTGTGCGGTGCTTTAATCACTCTCCAGAACTCCG atGCAAATGAAATTGTGAATGAAGCTGTTGAAAAATGCGCCAACACATGTTCTACAATCTGCACCAAAGGCTCCATAAATGCAGTTGAAACTGCATAG